One genomic segment of Hordeum vulgare subsp. vulgare chromosome 2H, MorexV3_pseudomolecules_assembly, whole genome shotgun sequence includes these proteins:
- the LOC123427459 gene encoding protein DETOXIFICATION 49, whose amino-acid sequence MTSCGGATAACPDGCAITAPLLAKAGEVVIPVYADEAAAPVLTCKPPGRLATAVKEAWSVSLGIALPMMPPVSAAAARDEARSILGLAFPMILTGLLLYLRSMISMLFLGRLGGLALAGGSLAIGFANITGYSVLSGLAMGMEPICGQAFGAGNYSLIGLTVQRTVLLLIAAAVPIGGLWMHMRPLLLLCGQDAGIAAVAETYILASLPDLLLQAFLHPVRIYLRMQSVNLPLTVCATLAIAIHLPINYVLVTVLGLGVKGVAMASVLANLNLLLLLLAYIFFKGVHKRTGGFALSAESFRGWGELISLALPSCVSVCLEWWWYEIMILLCGLLLNPQATVASMGILIQTTSLIYIFPSSLSFGVSTRVSNELGAGQPEQASRAATAGIMLGFAFGALASAFAFLVRDVWASMFTADPAIIALTASVLPILGLCELGNCPQTTGCGVLRGSARPKDAANINLRSFYLVGTPVALVLAFWFHYDFKGLWFGLLAAQATCMVRMLLVIGRTDWAAEAKRSKQLTGQDKVGAADGDEKSRLLIDAADIEQPNDRC is encoded by the coding sequence ATGACGTCCTGCGGAGGCGCCACCGCGGCATGCCCCGATGGCTGCGCCATCACCGCCCCCTTGCTCGCCAAGGCCGGGGAGGTCGTCATCCCGGTCTACGCCGACGAGGCGGCCGCGCCGGTGCTCACGTGCAAGCCGCCCGGCCGGCTTGCCACGGCGGTGAAGGAAGCCTGGTCCGTTTCTTTGGGCATCGCGCTCCCGATGATGCCGCCCGTGTCCGCCGCCGCGGCCCGGGACGAGGCGCGGTCTATTCTTGGCCTCGCATTCCCGATGATCCTCACCGGCCTGCTGCTCTACCTCCGCTCCATGATCTCGATGCTCTTCCTCGGCCGTCTCGGCGGGCTGGCGCTCGCCGGCGGCTCCCTCGCCATCGGCTTCGCGAATATCACCGGCTACTCTGTCCTCTCCGGCCTCGCCATGGGCATGGAGCCGATATGTGGGCAGGCATTCGGCGCGGGCAATTACTCGCTCATTGGCCTCACCGTGCAGAGGACGGTGCTCCTCCTCATCGCGGCCGCCGTCCCCATCGGTGGCCTGTGGATGCACAtgcggcctctcctcctcctctgcggacagGACGCCGGCATCGCCGCCGTCGCCGAGACCTACATTCTTGCCTCGCTACCtgacctcctcctccaggcattcCTTCATCCCGTGAGGATATACCTCCGGATGCAGTCCGTAAACCTGCCCCTCACCGTGTGCGCCACGCTCGCCATTGCCATCCACCTGCCCATCAACTACGTGCTGGTGACCGTCCTCGGCCTCGGCGTCAAGGGGGTGGCAATGGCGTCCGTGCTGGCCAACCTGAACCTGCTCCTCTTGCTTCTTGCCTACATCTTCTTCAAGGGCGTCCACAAGCGCACCGGCGGCTTCGCGCTCTCCGCCGAGAGCTTCCGTGGCTGGGGCGAGCTCATCAGCCTGGCCCTGCCGAGCTGCGTCAGCGTGTGCCTCGAGTGGTGGTGGTACGAGATCATGATCCTGCTGTGCGGCCTGCTCCTGAACCCGCAGGCCACGGTGGCGTCCATGGGCATCCTGATCCAGACCACGTCGCTCATCTACATCTTCCCTTCGTCGCTCAGCTTCGGCGTGTCGACCCGCGTGAGCAACGAGCTGGGAGCCGGGCAGCCGGAGCAGGCGAGCCGCGCGGCGACGGCGGGGATCATGCTCGGCTTCGCGTTCGGCGCCTTGGCCTCCGCGTTCGCGTTCCTGGTGCGGGACGTGTGGGCCAGCATGTTCACGGCCGACCCGGCGATCATCGCGCTCACCGCGTCGGTGCTGCCGATCCTGGGCCTGTGCGAGCTCGGCAACTGCCCGCAGACGACGGGGTGTGGCGTGCTGCGCGGCAGCGCGCGGCCAAAGGACGCCGCCAACATCAACCTCCGGTCCTTCTACCTCGTCGGGACGCCGGTGGCGCTGGTGCTGGCCTTCTGGTTCCACTACGACTTCAAGGGCCTGTGGTTCGGGCTGCTGGCGGCGCAGGCGACCTGCATGGTGCGCATGCTGCTGGTCATCGGGCGGACGGACTGGGCGGCCGAGGCCAAGCGCTCGAAGCAGCTCACCGGCCAGGACAAAGTTGGCGCGGCCGACGGAGACGAGAAGTCGCGCCTGCTTATCGACGCAGCAGACATCGAGCAGCCGAATGATCGGTGTTGA